The Corynebacterium camporealensis genome contains a region encoding:
- a CDS encoding aldose epimerase family protein: MCSFHLHCGDYAAEIVAQGAGIKALSFRNEPLVETYTSTPPMTAGLVLAPWPNRTEDGEFSFDGQHYQLPINEPSRNNALHGLVHEREWELVQRSEDAVTLSCVISEHWVAEMTLMATYQLHEGGLRVRYSVSSQEPAPFALGLHTYLNARGADCDDSELTLNVTEHHLLDERNLLTGEVELEGIAKHVLKGTVWDDLYRAPEPLKAQFTAVGKGVQMRCGAGWQWVQLYTPDDYPGRGRALAVEPMTAPINALRSGTDLVTVGPDESCVFELELAAI; encoded by the coding sequence ATGTGTTCCTTTCACCTCCACTGTGGTGATTACGCAGCAGAAATTGTTGCGCAGGGAGCAGGCATTAAAGCACTGTCTTTCCGTAATGAACCACTCGTGGAGACCTACACATCCACCCCGCCCATGACGGCGGGTTTGGTGCTGGCACCCTGGCCGAATCGCACCGAAGATGGCGAGTTTTCTTTTGACGGTCAGCACTATCAGCTGCCCATTAATGAGCCTTCCCGGAACAACGCACTGCATGGCCTAGTCCATGAACGCGAGTGGGAACTCGTACAGCGCAGCGAAGACGCAGTGACGTTGTCCTGTGTGATTTCCGAGCACTGGGTCGCCGAGATGACGCTTATGGCGACCTACCAACTCCACGAGGGTGGTCTGCGGGTGCGCTACTCGGTGAGCTCCCAGGAGCCCGCACCTTTTGCGCTGGGTCTGCATACCTACCTCAACGCTCGTGGTGCTGACTGCGATGACAGTGAGCTGACCTTGAACGTTACTGAACACCACCTGCTAGATGAGCGGAATTTGCTGACTGGCGAGGTGGAGCTGGAAGGCATCGCAAAGCATGTGCTCAAAGGCACTGTCTGGGATGACCTGTACCGGGCACCTGAACCCTTAAAAGCCCAGTTCACTGCCGTCGGTAAGGGCGTGCAGATGCGCTGTGGTGCCGGGTGGCAGTGGGTGCAGTTGTACACGCCTGATGATTACCCCGGACGCGGGCGTGCGCTGGCGGTCGAACCCATGACCGCACCCATAAATGCGCTGCGCAGTGGCACTGACCTGGTGACTGTGGGGCCGGATGAATCTTGTGTCTTCGAGCTGGAGCTCGCAGCAATCTAA
- a CDS encoding LacI family DNA-binding transcriptional regulator translates to MAATLKDIAQATGFSISTISRALSGHPRISEATRTTIQRAAHELGYRPNAHARALRNSRTDTIGVVIPNLSDPYFALIGAAIEKEAEQAGVSTVMTASSENPARLADALETLNRRRVDGIIAVPVAGADHPLTYTAQHCPLILIDREAAGLPSVVSDPSPGMGAALEHLKARGHTSIGYIPGPADSSTGISRLAFMRKAATDFDLHVAKGGSTREAGYSSAMQLFFTDMTALVAGDSMMAAGAMDACYNSGVGIGTDLAFIGFDDLDIFRLQPTPISVVDQDMPALGRVATRQLLKAIDTNSTPEGIRLPTYFYPRLSTASAPKGLAHR, encoded by the coding sequence ATGGCAGCTACGTTAAAAGACATTGCGCAGGCAACTGGGTTTTCTATCTCGACTATCTCGCGCGCACTATCTGGCCATCCGCGCATTTCCGAAGCCACCCGCACCACCATCCAAAGAGCTGCCCACGAACTCGGCTACCGTCCTAACGCCCATGCCCGAGCGCTGCGTAACTCCCGCACTGACACCATCGGTGTGGTCATCCCCAACTTGAGCGACCCCTACTTCGCTCTCATCGGTGCTGCCATTGAAAAAGAAGCCGAGCAAGCAGGTGTCTCCACCGTCATGACGGCGAGTTCAGAGAACCCGGCGCGCCTGGCCGATGCGTTGGAGACCCTCAATCGTCGCCGCGTCGATGGCATTATTGCCGTGCCTGTTGCCGGTGCCGACCATCCACTCACCTACACCGCGCAGCATTGCCCGCTCATCCTTATCGACCGCGAAGCCGCCGGTCTCCCCTCTGTGGTCTCTGACCCCAGCCCCGGCATGGGTGCCGCACTTGAGCACCTCAAAGCCCGTGGGCACACCAGCATTGGATACATCCCCGGCCCCGCCGATTCCTCCACGGGTATCTCGCGCCTGGCGTTCATGCGCAAAGCCGCCACCGACTTCGACTTACACGTTGCCAAAGGCGGTTCCACCCGTGAGGCCGGCTATTCCTCCGCAATGCAGCTCTTTTTTACTGATATGACCGCCCTAGTTGCCGGTGATTCCATGATGGCTGCCGGTGCCATGGATGCCTGCTACAACAGCGGGGTCGGAATCGGCACCGACTTGGCTTTCATCGGCTTTGATGACTTGGACATCTTCCGGCTACAGCCCACGCCCATCTCTGTCGTCGACCAAGACATGCCAGCACTCGGCCGCGTAGCCACCAGGCAACTGCTCAAAGCAATTGATACCAATTCCACCCCGGAAGGTATTCGCCTACCGACGTACTTCTATCCCCGGCTCTCCACTGCCAGCGCACCGAAAGGCTTGGCACACCGTTAA
- a CDS encoding DUF421 domain-containing protein, which produces MDTFMIFLRELAYQLGIDWHRIPVVVIATIGIYLAFMGLVKIFGSRVLSSMTASDAVIIIMFGAVAGRVIVGTPPTLAAGVIGLATLMILEATFGTIRRFTGVSRYLDRHPVLLIAHGKTIQRNVRYAHVSDSDINSAVRKAGLGRREDVQLLILEPTGQLSVIKAGQAVDPALFKDVHGAEHIAEAGK; this is translated from the coding sequence GTGGACACCTTCATGATCTTCCTGCGCGAATTGGCTTATCAGCTCGGAATCGATTGGCACCGTATCCCGGTGGTGGTGATTGCCACCATCGGTATTTATCTAGCCTTTATGGGCTTGGTAAAGATCTTCGGTTCCCGAGTTCTTTCCTCTATGACCGCCTCTGATGCGGTCATCATTATTATGTTCGGCGCAGTAGCTGGTCGTGTCATCGTTGGTACTCCACCGACGCTGGCTGCAGGCGTTATCGGTCTGGCCACATTGATGATCCTGGAGGCTACCTTCGGTACTATTCGCCGTTTTACGGGTGTTTCCCGCTACCTGGATCGTCATCCCGTACTGCTTATTGCACACGGGAAGACGATTCAAAGGAATGTGCGCTATGCACATGTCAGCGATAGCGATATCAACTCTGCAGTGCGCAAAGCAGGGCTTGGTCGCCGTGAAGACGTCCAGCTGTTGATTCTCGAACCAACAGGTCAGCTATCGGTAATCAAGGCAGGCCAAGCAGTCGACCCAGCGTTGTTTAAGGATGTCCACGGAGCAGAACACATCGCTGAAGCAGGCAAGTAG
- a CDS encoding bifunctional metallophosphatase/5'-nucleotidase, whose translation MKLRRLGQFVAATTVTAMATAGLPAIAQEGNGNTVTFSVSNITDFHGHLENGLTSAEEGGPEAGDEMGAALLQALIQSVNEGQEYNLTTSGDNVGGSAYISAISEDKYTLEALNAMGVVASAVGNHEFDKGTEDLTGRITDASNYPILGANVLQNGQPLLEASHVEEIDGVKVGYVGTVTENTEAKVAPALIPGVEFTDPVAATNEEAKRLKESGEADVVVALMHEDAAAFADDMSNDVDVLFGGDTHQKTKGEVAREGAQPLQWAQGHEYGKLLNDVDITFDKDAGEITDIELTQYDATHAAELTEDAELAEIVAQAAEEAAVLGQEVVGTMDQALFRGSDEGKESGSNRGVESTLNNFIADGQRYSMAKATDRTIDIAVMNAGGVRADLPAGEVTYEDIFTVQPFGNSVAYGTISGADFIQALENQWQPGNSRPRLALGLSNNVQVVYDQEAEDGNRIQSVTVNGEQLDPEQDYTIALSTFLIGAGDGYFAEGVIKDVQDVGYMDTQAMIDYIASGESEVRTGQAQIGVNVDGEFAEGETVTLNLSSLNYTTEGEPLAETVTVKLGDEEVTADIDNTAKPEDAQFGERGRATVELTVPENLPEDAQLEITTDAGTEAVLPIEVASTGGGNDDDDDDNGSSNGSSGSSEGSSGSSNGSSAAGIALGISASIALAIAGIIGALGMNPQFLPAPVRKIFEDFFKQLPF comes from the coding sequence GTGAAGCTTCGACGCTTAGGCCAGTTTGTGGCCGCCACAACCGTAACCGCGATGGCGACTGCTGGTCTGCCTGCTATTGCTCAGGAAGGTAACGGCAACACCGTTACGTTCTCGGTTTCTAACATCACTGACTTCCACGGCCATTTGGAAAATGGTTTGACCAGCGCTGAAGAGGGCGGTCCGGAAGCTGGCGACGAAATGGGTGCCGCACTGCTGCAGGCTCTCATTCAGTCCGTCAACGAAGGCCAGGAGTACAACCTGACCACCTCCGGCGACAATGTCGGTGGTTCGGCGTACATCTCCGCAATCTCGGAAGACAAGTACACCCTGGAAGCTCTCAACGCTATGGGGGTTGTGGCTTCTGCTGTGGGTAACCACGAGTTCGACAAGGGCACTGAAGACCTGACTGGTCGCATCACCGATGCTTCGAACTACCCGATCCTGGGCGCCAACGTGCTGCAAAATGGCCAGCCGCTGCTCGAGGCTTCCCACGTGGAGGAAATCGATGGCGTGAAGGTCGGCTACGTCGGTACTGTCACTGAGAACACTGAGGCCAAGGTCGCCCCGGCTCTTATCCCGGGTGTGGAGTTTACCGACCCGGTTGCTGCCACCAACGAAGAGGCAAAGCGCCTGAAGGAATCCGGCGAGGCAGATGTCGTCGTGGCTTTGATGCATGAAGATGCTGCTGCATTCGCTGATGACATGAGCAACGACGTGGACGTTCTCTTCGGTGGCGATACCCACCAGAAGACCAAGGGCGAGGTTGCCCGCGAGGGTGCACAGCCACTGCAGTGGGCACAGGGCCACGAGTACGGCAAGCTGCTTAATGATGTCGACATCACCTTCGACAAAGATGCGGGCGAAATCACCGACATTGAACTGACCCAGTATGATGCCACCCACGCCGCAGAGCTGACCGAGGATGCAGAGCTGGCTGAGATCGTTGCTCAGGCTGCGGAAGAAGCAGCTGTGCTGGGCCAGGAAGTCGTTGGCACCATGGACCAGGCACTGTTCCGCGGTTCCGATGAGGGCAAGGAGTCCGGTTCCAACCGTGGTGTGGAATCCACCCTGAATAACTTCATTGCAGATGGCCAGCGCTACTCGATGGCCAAGGCTACCGACCGCACCATCGACATCGCTGTGATGAATGCCGGCGGCGTGCGTGCTGACCTGCCAGCCGGTGAGGTCACCTACGAAGATATCTTTACCGTCCAGCCTTTCGGCAACTCCGTGGCATACGGCACCATCAGCGGTGCTGACTTCATCCAGGCACTGGAGAACCAGTGGCAGCCAGGCAACTCCCGTCCACGCCTGGCACTGGGCCTGTCCAACAACGTCCAGGTGGTCTACGACCAGGAAGCTGAAGACGGCAACCGCATTCAGTCCGTGACCGTCAACGGCGAGCAGCTCGACCCAGAGCAGGACTACACCATCGCGCTGTCGACCTTCCTGATTGGTGCCGGTGACGGTTACTTCGCAGAAGGCGTTATCAAGGACGTTCAGGATGTTGGTTACATGGACACCCAGGCGATGATTGATTACATCGCTTCTGGTGAGTCCGAGGTTCGTACTGGCCAGGCACAGATTGGTGTCAACGTCGATGGCGAGTTCGCTGAAGGTGAGACTGTCACCTTAAACCTGTCCTCGCTCAACTACACCACTGAGGGTGAGCCACTGGCTGAGACCGTCACGGTCAAGCTGGGGGACGAGGAAGTTACCGCGGACATCGATAACACCGCCAAGCCGGAGGATGCACAGTTCGGCGAGCGTGGCCGCGCCACCGTGGAGCTGACCGTGCCGGAGAACCTGCCGGAGGATGCGCAGCTGGAAATCACCACTGATGCTGGCACCGAAGCCGTCCTGCCTATCGAGGTCGCGTCCACTGGCGGCGGCAATGACGATGATGACGACGACAACGGTAGTTCCAATGGCTCCAGCGGTTCTAGCGAGGGAAGCTCTGGTTCCAGCAACGGTAGCTCCGCCGCCGGTATCGCACTGGGCATTTCTGCATCCATCGCGCTGGCTATTGCTGGCATCATCGGTGCACTGGGTATGAACCCACAGTTCCTGCCAGCACCAGTGCGCAAGATCTTCGAGGACTTCTTCAAGCAGCTGCCTTTCTAA
- a CDS encoding DUF3800 domain-containing protein yields the protein MLLAYLNEIGSPGAFVHPTHPRYADSPAFGYGGLVLEQSAVREFGAYFAHLKSTYFRSEIPDNIDSGRWEKKGANLLYARVRDERTMNLRALGSVLKKIRELEGHLFFYADEKPRGTPKETSTGSSEIAQREQSAMSETLNRLARHADRQDKSILILMDQINEKSRKQRLPQMYAHIFGRSKEHPEMRRILELPMHIDSELSSNIQAADWICALIKRAIDYQLIEDSRYNWLPESPEVQEAKGIFTFESNLHLYQRSIQDIHNAQILYGARPVLDAPETGPLSDANRKKLELVRRAAERKH from the coding sequence ATGCTCCTTGCGTATCTGAATGAAATCGGCTCGCCAGGAGCGTTTGTTCATCCCACCCATCCACGTTATGCAGATAGTCCTGCCTTCGGCTACGGAGGACTCGTCTTGGAACAATCTGCTGTCCGTGAATTCGGTGCGTACTTTGCCCATTTGAAAAGCACATATTTCCGGTCTGAAATTCCTGACAATATTGACTCCGGACGGTGGGAGAAAAAGGGTGCAAATCTTCTTTATGCACGCGTCCGCGACGAGCGAACGATGAACTTGCGCGCTTTAGGGTCAGTCTTGAAGAAGATCCGCGAACTGGAAGGGCATCTCTTTTTCTATGCGGATGAAAAGCCGCGGGGGACACCGAAAGAAACCTCTACAGGAAGCAGTGAAATCGCTCAAAGAGAGCAAAGTGCAATGAGCGAAACGCTAAACCGTTTAGCCAGACATGCGGACCGCCAGGATAAATCAATTTTGATCCTTATGGACCAAATAAACGAAAAGTCGCGTAAACAGCGCCTTCCACAAATGTATGCTCATATTTTTGGTAGGTCTAAGGAGCACCCAGAGATGCGTCGTATCTTAGAACTGCCAATGCACATCGACAGTGAACTCTCTTCAAACATCCAAGCCGCTGATTGGATTTGTGCGTTAATAAAACGTGCTATTGATTATCAACTAATTGAAGACTCTCGTTATAATTGGCTGCCAGAGTCACCTGAAGTGCAAGAGGCAAAAGGTATTTTCACCTTTGAGTCAAATCTTCATCTTTATCAACGGAGTATCCAAGACATTCATAATGCGCAGATCCTTTATGGTGCGCGCCCGGTCTTGGATGCTCCAGAAACAGGTCCACTGTCGGATGCGAACAGAAAGAAACTCGAACTCGTGCGCAGAGCAGCCGAGCGGAAACACTGA
- a CDS encoding RelA/SpoT family protein — MTTEKPVKRPSSGGMRSMSARLARSLTGGRTKINPVLDPLMSIHREFHPRADAELLNNAYNVAERLHQGVYRKSGEPYISHPLAVATIAAEIGMDTTTIVAALLHDTVEDTDYSLDDLERDFGQEVARLVDGVTKLDKVALGSAAEAETIRKMIVAMATDPRVLVIKVADRLHNMRTMRFLPPEKQAKKARQTLDVIAPLAHRLGMASVKWELEDLSFAILYPKKYDEIVRMVADRAPSRDRALKDIKSQVSKALKDNGIQAEVMGRPKHYWSIYQKMMVRGRDFAEIFDLVGIRILVDDINSCYAAIGVVHAIYQALPGRFKDYISSPRFGVYQSLHTTVLAEGGSTLEVQVRTHEMHYNAEFGVAAHWRYKETKGKNSGHQDEVDQMAWMRQLLDWQKEAADPNEFLDSLRYDLTAKQIFAFTPKGDVINLPAGSTPVDFAYAVHTEVGHRCIGAKVNGKLVALESELKSGDKVEIFTSKDSNAGPSRDWQDFLVSPRAKTKVRQWFAKERREEHLEAGRDALALEVQRGGLPMHRLFTATSMKQVADQLHYPDVDALYTAIGAGHVSAQHVANQLMALFGDQDDAVDALASRTPFSEIEHSRAQHTQDSESGTGILVEGSPDVMAKLAKCCQPVPGDAIFGFVTRGGGVSVHRADCTNAEKLKAEPERMMEVQWSGGKSASGAFSATLQLEALDRQGLLFELTRIMSEQSLNVLNMNSNRGDDHIATVRFTFSVSDTKQLGQLMTTLRNTEGVFDVYRVTA, encoded by the coding sequence ATGACAACCGAGAAGCCAGTTAAACGCCCCAGCAGCGGCGGTATGCGAAGCATGTCCGCGCGCCTAGCCCGGTCGCTAACGGGTGGGCGGACCAAGATTAATCCGGTCTTGGATCCGTTGATGTCCATCCACCGTGAGTTCCACCCGCGCGCCGACGCGGAATTACTCAACAACGCCTACAACGTCGCCGAGCGCCTGCACCAAGGCGTGTACCGCAAGTCCGGTGAGCCTTATATTTCCCACCCGCTGGCCGTAGCCACCATTGCCGCAGAAATCGGCATGGACACCACGACCATCGTCGCAGCGTTGCTGCACGACACGGTGGAAGATACCGACTACAGCCTCGATGATTTGGAGCGCGACTTTGGCCAAGAAGTCGCCCGGCTTGTCGATGGGGTCACGAAACTCGACAAAGTTGCCTTAGGTTCGGCTGCCGAGGCCGAGACCATCCGCAAGATGATCGTCGCTATGGCTACTGACCCGCGCGTGCTGGTCATCAAGGTTGCCGACCGCCTGCACAACATGCGCACCATGCGCTTCCTACCACCGGAAAAGCAGGCGAAGAAGGCACGTCAGACCCTCGATGTCATCGCCCCTCTGGCACACCGCCTGGGTATGGCGAGCGTGAAGTGGGAGCTCGAGGATCTCTCCTTCGCGATTTTGTATCCGAAGAAGTACGACGAAATCGTGCGCATGGTCGCCGATCGTGCGCCGTCCCGTGACCGTGCACTCAAGGACATCAAGTCCCAGGTGTCCAAGGCACTCAAGGACAACGGTATCCAAGCCGAAGTCATGGGCCGTCCGAAGCACTACTGGTCCATCTACCAAAAGATGATGGTCCGCGGCCGCGACTTCGCCGAAATCTTCGACCTGGTCGGCATCCGCATCCTGGTCGATGACATCAACTCGTGCTATGCCGCCATTGGCGTCGTGCACGCCATCTACCAGGCACTACCGGGCCGTTTTAAGGACTACATCTCTTCACCGCGCTTTGGCGTTTACCAGTCGCTGCACACCACCGTGCTGGCTGAAGGCGGCTCGACCCTGGAAGTCCAGGTCCGCACCCACGAGATGCACTACAACGCCGAGTTCGGCGTGGCCGCGCACTGGCGCTACAAGGAAACCAAGGGTAAGAACTCTGGTCACCAGGACGAAGTCGACCAGATGGCGTGGATGCGTCAGCTGCTCGACTGGCAAAAGGAAGCAGCTGATCCGAACGAGTTCCTCGATTCGCTGCGTTATGACCTCACTGCCAAGCAGATCTTCGCGTTTACCCCGAAGGGTGACGTCATCAACCTGCCTGCGGGCTCGACGCCTGTGGACTTCGCCTACGCCGTGCACACGGAGGTCGGTCACCGCTGCATTGGTGCGAAGGTCAACGGCAAACTCGTCGCCCTGGAATCGGAGCTGAAGTCCGGTGACAAGGTTGAGATCTTTACTTCCAAGGATTCCAACGCCGGTCCGTCCCGCGACTGGCAAGACTTCTTGGTCTCACCACGTGCGAAGACCAAGGTGCGTCAGTGGTTTGCCAAGGAACGCCGCGAAGAGCACCTCGAGGCCGGCCGAGACGCCCTTGCCCTGGAAGTCCAGCGCGGCGGCTTGCCGATGCACCGACTGTTCACCGCCACCTCCATGAAGCAGGTGGCTGACCAGCTGCATTACCCGGACGTTGATGCGCTCTATACCGCCATCGGTGCTGGCCATGTGTCTGCCCAGCACGTCGCGAACCAGCTCATGGCGCTGTTTGGCGACCAGGACGACGCCGTCGACGCCCTCGCCTCGCGCACCCCGTTCAGCGAGATTGAGCACTCCCGCGCACAGCACACCCAGGACTCTGAGTCTGGCACCGGCATCCTCGTGGAGGGTAGTCCGGATGTCATGGCCAAGCTGGCTAAGTGCTGTCAGCCCGTGCCTGGCGATGCCATCTTCGGCTTCGTCACCCGCGGCGGCGGAGTCTCCGTCCACCGTGCCGACTGCACCAACGCCGAAAAGCTCAAGGCTGAGCCTGAGCGCATGATGGAAGTGCAGTGGTCCGGCGGCAAGAGCGCCTCTGGTGCTTTCTCTGCCACCCTGCAGCTAGAAGCACTTGATCGCCAGGGCCTGCTCTTTGAACTGACCCGCATCATGAGCGAGCAGAGCCTGAACGTGTTGAACATGAACTCCAACCGCGGCGACGACCACATCGCCACCGTGCGTTTCACGTTCTCCGTCTCCGACACCAAGCAGCTCGGCCAACTGATGACCACCCTGCGCAACACCGAAGGCGTCTTCGACGTCTACCGCGTCACTGCATAA
- a CDS encoding adenine phosphoribosyltransferase produces the protein MANKYASAAEALKDKVRMVPDFPEEGVIFEDLTPVLADPDAFQAVVDGLADACEELGADMIGGLDARGFLLGSAVAYKMGLGILAIRKKGKLPPPVISQEYELEYGKAALEIPEDGVDIRGKRIALVDDVLATGGTLYGAKQLLESAGAEVAGNVVVLEVEGLTGRERLNGAPLVVLNATD, from the coding sequence GTGGCGAATAAGTACGCAAGCGCTGCGGAGGCGCTCAAAGACAAAGTACGCATGGTTCCGGATTTCCCCGAAGAAGGGGTGATCTTTGAAGACCTCACCCCGGTGCTCGCGGATCCGGATGCTTTCCAGGCAGTCGTCGACGGTTTGGCTGATGCTTGTGAGGAGCTTGGCGCCGACATGATTGGGGGCCTGGATGCTCGCGGCTTCCTGCTGGGTTCTGCTGTGGCCTACAAGATGGGCTTAGGCATTCTGGCTATTCGCAAGAAGGGCAAGCTGCCGCCGCCGGTGATCTCCCAGGAATACGAGCTGGAGTACGGCAAGGCCGCCTTGGAAATCCCGGAAGATGGCGTGGATATCCGCGGCAAACGCATCGCGCTTGTCGATGACGTCCTGGCCACCGGCGGCACCTTGTATGGCGCAAAGCAGCTGCTAGAGTCCGCCGGCGCAGAGGTTGCTGGCAACGTCGTGGTCCTCGAGGTCGAGGGTTTGACTGGTCGTGAGCGCTTGAACGGGGCGCCGTTGGTTGTGTTGAACGCCACAGACTAA
- a CDS encoding ABC transporter substrate-binding protein → MSSRLKIVAALLSATALLATACSNDDGGDNAAEQGPVPSTDYFGYQVNTRLATTNAGTAFGDATGAALLSNRLYPATFVPGPGGQMIPNSDLVETEVISPQNDNDPLKVVYTLSEEANFSDGAPVVCDDYLLAYKAGKLSAQFGSHMPLAKSIEEFHCGTGQKRFMVVFKPDSGDRWRYLFGPGTVMPSHKIAEKAGMNSEELFSALYNEDEAALEPVKQVWRYGFATAKEDFDPELQVSYGPFVIDRIGDSGEVVLKRNNEYYGDAANLEHVVVWPSTANTAELVAQDALQVIDADSQDPEWLDRDAEDNPFELYQDIGVQTETLTLSQAGVFTEDWARHAFAACIDQNRIAEVSSRESGLDVPPVYLRTLRHDDPINAHFESVAKPHQQTEPDKAQQLGGNTVRIGYLGPNERYAAMVEEIRSMCEPFGINVEDQSAEYMSQNYLEMDPATWMPTIDAFLGPVEPLREYSAPEADIANIENIKRAEEDLWESVPSIPLSAQPRVFVVDKQVTGSVPYTNVSGIGWNMDRWAYPVDTDDN, encoded by the coding sequence GTGTCATCACGCTTGAAGATCGTGGCGGCACTACTGAGTGCCACCGCACTGCTGGCCACCGCCTGCTCCAACGATGACGGCGGGGACAACGCCGCTGAGCAGGGCCCGGTGCCCAGTACCGATTACTTTGGCTACCAGGTCAACACGCGCTTAGCGACGACCAATGCCGGCACCGCTTTTGGCGACGCCACCGGCGCAGCCTTGCTATCGAATCGCCTGTACCCAGCAACCTTCGTGCCTGGCCCTGGCGGACAGATGATCCCTAACTCGGACCTGGTAGAAACCGAGGTCATCTCCCCGCAAAACGACAACGACCCGCTCAAGGTCGTCTATACGCTGTCTGAGGAGGCGAACTTCTCCGACGGCGCTCCGGTGGTCTGCGATGACTACCTGCTTGCCTACAAGGCCGGCAAGCTCAGCGCACAGTTCGGCTCCCATATGCCGCTGGCGAAATCCATTGAGGAATTCCACTGCGGCACTGGACAGAAGCGTTTCATGGTGGTCTTCAAACCAGATTCTGGTGACCGCTGGCGCTACCTCTTTGGCCCTGGCACCGTGATGCCGTCGCACAAGATTGCTGAGAAGGCCGGTATGAACAGCGAGGAGCTGTTCTCCGCGTTGTATAACGAGGACGAAGCAGCGCTTGAACCAGTCAAACAGGTGTGGCGCTATGGTTTTGCCACCGCCAAGGAAGATTTCGATCCGGAGCTCCAGGTCAGCTACGGCCCGTTTGTCATCGATCGCATCGGTGATAGCGGGGAAGTAGTACTCAAGCGCAACAACGAATACTACGGCGATGCCGCCAACCTGGAACACGTCGTGGTCTGGCCCAGCACCGCGAATACCGCTGAGCTGGTAGCTCAAGACGCATTGCAGGTTATCGATGCCGACTCCCAAGACCCGGAGTGGCTCGACCGCGATGCCGAGGACAATCCTTTCGAGCTCTACCAGGATATTGGCGTTCAAACCGAGACCCTGACGCTGTCGCAGGCAGGTGTGTTTACCGAAGACTGGGCACGTCATGCTTTCGCAGCGTGCATCGACCAAAACCGCATCGCGGAGGTCTCGTCCCGCGAGTCGGGTCTGGATGTCCCGCCGGTGTATCTGCGCACCTTGCGCCATGATGATCCGATTAATGCGCACTTTGAATCCGTCGCAAAGCCGCACCAGCAAACTGAGCCGGATAAGGCTCAGCAACTGGGTGGCAACACGGTGCGCATTGGTTACCTGGGCCCGAACGAGCGCTACGCAGCCATGGTCGAAGAAATTCGTAGCATGTGCGAGCCTTTCGGCATTAACGTCGAAGACCAGTCTGCGGAGTACATGTCCCAGAATTATCTGGAGATGGACCCGGCGACCTGGATGCCAACTATCGATGCCTTCCTAGGCCCAGTCGAGCCGCTGCGTGAGTACAGCGCACCGGAGGCCGATATCGCCAATATCGAGAACATTAAGAGGGCCGAAGAAGACCTCTGGGAATCGGTGCCATCTATTCCGCTATCGGCGCAGCCGCGTGTGTTTGTAGTCGATAAGCAGGTGACTGGCAGCGTGCCTTACACTAACGTCTCGGGTATTGGTTGGAATATGGACCGCTGGGCCTACCCGGTAGACACCGACGATAACTAG